One window of Nocardia sp. NBC_00508 genomic DNA carries:
- a CDS encoding PPOX class F420-dependent oxidoreductase translates to MAEIRNRADDIDDINRRTRTRKTRSGTIPDSLADILDKKGFAHLASLGPDGEPQSHPVWFDVAHGKLLVSTGTDRQKYRNIQRDPRVSVSILDPDDPYRYLEVRGRVVKIEPDPEKAFLDQLARKYLDQDTYPYEQRRNVERVIIHIQPDHVIA, encoded by the coding sequence ATGGCTGAGATCCGCAACAGGGCAGACGATATCGACGACATCAACCGGCGAACGCGCACCAGGAAGACACGGTCTGGCACGATCCCCGACAGCCTCGCCGACATACTCGACAAGAAAGGCTTCGCGCACCTCGCGTCTCTGGGACCGGACGGTGAGCCGCAGTCGCACCCGGTATGGTTCGACGTCGCCCACGGTAAGCTCCTCGTCTCAACCGGAACCGACCGGCAAAAATACCGCAACATCCAGCGGGACCCGCGGGTGTCGGTCTCAATCCTCGATCCCGACGACCCCTACCGTTACCTGGAAGTCCGCGGCCGTGTCGTCAAGATCGAGCCAGATCCCGAGAAGGCATTCCTGGACCAGTTGGCGCGCAAGTACCTAGATCAGGACACCTACCCCTACGAGCAGAGACGGAATGTCGAGCGGGTGATCATCCACATCCAGCCCGATCACGTCATAGCCTGA
- a CDS encoding IS256 family transposase codes for MTSVQPIDPSKMLSDQLAVASPDLLRNMMSTFIQALMSAEADTVCGAGYGERSDERVNSRNGYRHRDFDTRVGTIDIAIPKLRSGSYFPDWLLERRKRAERALTSVVATCYLLGVSTRRMEKLVESLGVTKLSKSQVSIMAADLDAQVEAFRTRPLDQGPYTFLAADALVLKVRENGRVVNVHALIATGVNADGYREILGIQVTSGEDGAGWLAFFRDLVARGLSGVSLVTSDAHAGLVAAIGATLPGAAWQRCRTHYTVNLMSITPKSSWPWVRTLLHSAFDQADAESVAAQYDRMLDALTEKLPKVAGHLDAARADLLSFTAFPKQIWRQIWSNNPQERLNKEIRRRTDVVGIFPDRQAIIRLVGAVLAEQHDEWIEGRRYLGLDVLARSRGLTDPAEQEDTTPALTA; via the coding sequence ATGACCTCTGTCCAGCCTATCGACCCATCCAAGATGCTGTCGGACCAACTCGCCGTCGCGAGCCCGGATCTGCTGCGCAACATGATGTCCACGTTCATCCAGGCATTGATGAGCGCTGAAGCCGACACGGTGTGTGGCGCCGGCTACGGCGAACGATCCGACGAGCGGGTGAACTCACGAAACGGGTACCGCCACCGCGACTTCGACACTCGTGTCGGCACGATCGACATCGCGATCCCGAAGCTGCGCTCGGGCTCCTATTTCCCGGATTGGTTGCTCGAGCGCCGCAAACGCGCCGAACGCGCGCTCACCTCGGTGGTGGCGACCTGCTACCTGCTCGGTGTGTCCACCCGCCGCATGGAGAAACTGGTCGAATCACTCGGTGTGACAAAGCTTTCCAAGTCCCAGGTGTCGATCATGGCCGCCGACCTCGACGCCCAGGTCGAAGCGTTCCGCACCCGACCACTCGACCAAGGCCCGTACACGTTTCTCGCCGCGGACGCGCTGGTGCTCAAAGTCCGCGAGAACGGCCGCGTGGTCAACGTGCATGCCCTGATCGCGACCGGTGTCAACGCCGATGGCTACCGCGAGATCCTCGGCATCCAGGTCACCAGCGGCGAGGACGGCGCGGGCTGGCTGGCATTCTTCCGCGACCTGGTCGCCCGCGGCCTGTCCGGCGTCAGCCTTGTCACGTCCGACGCCCACGCCGGGCTGGTCGCCGCGATCGGCGCGACACTGCCCGGAGCTGCCTGGCAGCGGTGTCGTACGCATTACACGGTGAACCTCATGTCGATCACCCCGAAATCGTCGTGGCCGTGGGTGCGGACTCTGTTGCACTCGGCGTTCGACCAGGCAGACGCCGAATCGGTTGCTGCCCAATATGATCGGATGCTCGATGCACTGACCGAGAAACTGCCGAAGGTGGCCGGACACCTCGACGCAGCACGCGCTGACCTGCTGTCGTTCACCGCGTTCCCCAAGCAGATCTGGCGCCAGATCTGGAGCAACAACCCCCAAGAGCGGCTGAACAAGGAAATCCGCCGCCGCACCGACGTCGTCGGCATCTTCCCCGACCGTCAAGCCATCATCCGGCTCGTCGGCGCCGTGCTCGCCGAGCAACACGACGAATGGATCGAAGGCCGCCGCTACCTCGGCCTCGACGTGCTGGCCCGCTCCCGCGGCCTCACCGACCCCGCCGAACAGGAGGACACCACCCCAGCACTGACCGCCTGA
- a CDS encoding IS630 family transposase, which yields MLPVEVVSVARRPEVFVRAVTPEEGRRLQKITKTSKQPVRTRRAIVVMASAQRQPAPAIARLMQVSEAYVRQVIHEFNERGFEALDPKWSAGRPKKVDRATRERIACIARCCPRDLGWPFSVWSLSKLREVLLTNGIAEISRETLRKILHGEGVSWQAVKTWKAGTDPEFTAKMNRVLDLYDHPPTDGRVVCVDEFGPLNLQPRAGRGWFGRRTPKRLRATYRRTQGVRHLLGALDLATGKIHYRIRDRKRWQEFLSLLKSLRARWPGQKLYVIADNFSPHKRAEVRTWAAANNVELVFLPTYSSWLNWIESEFAALRYFALNGTDHRSHDEQDAAIGAYIRWYNQHARPKRDFAVNSKIRHPDYLPKVA from the coding sequence ATGCTGCCAGTGGAGGTGGTGTCGGTGGCCCGGAGGCCGGAAGTGTTTGTGCGGGCGGTGACCCCGGAGGAGGGGCGCCGGTTGCAGAAGATCACCAAGACGAGCAAACAACCGGTCAGGACGCGACGAGCGATCGTGGTGATGGCCTCGGCGCAGCGGCAACCGGCCCCCGCGATCGCGAGGTTGATGCAGGTCAGCGAGGCGTATGTGCGGCAGGTGATCCACGAGTTCAACGAGCGGGGGTTCGAAGCTCTGGACCCAAAATGGAGCGCGGGCAGGCCGAAGAAGGTAGATCGGGCGACGCGTGAACGCATCGCTTGTATCGCCCGGTGCTGCCCGCGTGATCTGGGCTGGCCGTTCTCGGTGTGGAGCCTGTCGAAACTGCGAGAAGTGTTGCTGACCAACGGAATCGCTGAGATCAGCCGCGAAACTCTGCGCAAGATCCTCCACGGCGAGGGGGTGTCGTGGCAGGCGGTCAAGACCTGGAAAGCGGGCACCGACCCGGAGTTCACCGCGAAGATGAACCGCGTCCTGGACCTCTATGACCATCCACCCACCGATGGGCGGGTGGTCTGCGTGGACGAGTTCGGGCCGCTGAACTTGCAACCCCGCGCTGGTCGTGGCTGGTTCGGGCGACGAACCCCGAAACGGTTGCGGGCGACCTACCGGCGCACCCAGGGCGTGCGGCACCTACTCGGCGCTCTGGATCTGGCGACCGGCAAGATCCACTACCGGATCCGGGATCGTAAACGGTGGCAGGAGTTCCTGTCGTTGCTGAAGTCGCTGCGGGCGCGCTGGCCCGGACAGAAGCTCTACGTCATCGCCGACAACTTCTCCCCGCACAAACGAGCCGAGGTCCGCACCTGGGCTGCGGCCAACAACGTGGAACTGGTCTTCCTACCGACCTATTCATCGTGGTTGAACTGGATCGAGTCCGAATTCGCGGCTCTACGCTACTTCGCCTTGAACGGCACCGATCACCGCAGCCACGACGAACAGGACGCCGCGATCGGCGCCTACATCCGCTGGTACAACCAGCACGCCCGACCCAAACGCGACTTCGCCGTCAACTCCAAGATCCGGCACCCTGATTACCTACCGAAGGTTGCTTGA
- a CDS encoding Rieske (2Fe-2S) protein has translation MYSSRPARPTRCPAGGHSASQVSSSAGATPSTNSTWFTLLSGYRFGPHPLRRPRPDPGRPALYDTLVRASPPSCARFGALATTAATGCGTGQANDRPAEPFTVDITAIPVGGGTVFPDPATVATQPQPGQFRVLSAICLTVATVENDTIICPCHDSRFHISDGTVTHGPAQQPLTSARSPRQPPRFTSPDRPRRTRRTSARGETTPRPRAATALVIEPRGGDLMGHRRSGCRPTSVRPETPADTARPRTSAATMR, from the coding sequence ATGTATTCGTCTCGCCCCGCTCGCCCGACTCGATGTCCGGCCGGCGGCCATTCGGCTAGCCAGGTCAGCAGCAGTGCCGGTGCCACACCGAGCACGAACTCGACATGGTTCACTCTTCTCTCTGGATACAGATTTGGACCTCATCCGCTGCGACGGCCACGACCTGATCCAGGTCGCCCGGCGCTCTACGACACGCTCGTGCGGGCCTCGCCGCCTTCCTGTGCACGGTTCGGCGCGCTGGCCACCACCGCAGCGACCGGTTGCGGCACCGGGCAAGCCAACGATCGCCCTGCTGAGCCGTTCACCGTGGACATCACCGCGATCCCCGTGGGAGGAGGCACGGTCTTTCCCGACCCGGCTACCGTGGCGACCCAGCCGCAACCCGGGCAGTTCCGTGTCCTCTCCGCGATCTGCCTCACCGTGGCGACCGTGGAGAACGACACGATCATCTGCCCCTGCCACGACAGCCGATTCCACATCAGCGACGGCACAGTCACCCATGGCCCCGCACAGCAACCACTGACCTCCGCCCGATCACCGCGACAACCACCGCGCTTCACATCTCCTGACAGGCCACGTCGAACCCGCCGTACATCCGCGCGCGGAGAAACGACGCCGCGACCGCGGGCTGCGACCGCGTTGGTGATCGAACCGCGAGGAGGTGACCTGATGGGTCACCGACGTTCCGGGTGCCGCCCCACCTCCGTACGGCCTGAAACGCCTGCGGACACAGCGCGCCCCCGAACCTCAGCAGCCACTATGCGTTAG
- a CDS encoding fatty acid desaturase family protein yields the protein MTTPALIPESFPRSSRRGGADGDYARLLRRISEAGLMNRRPLYYAVRLSLVGIAFAAGWAGFVLVGDSWWTLVVAAFMAVTCAQIALVMHDVAHRQVFRLRRQTEVVGRLVGNAGIGLGYGWWQDKHTRHHANPNHEELDPDVAPDILVWSQRQARASRGPARLIGRAQAFLFFPLLLLEGLNLHVAGVRALRNRSVKHRGLEGALLFGHFVAYLAALFAVLPADKAFAFLAVHQALFGLYMGCIFAPNHKGMPTLTGDERPDYLRRQVLTSRNVRGGVLTDLALGGLNYQIEHHLFPSMPTPNLRHAQVIVRDYCAEIGVPYHETGLISSYREALKHLHHVGAPLRTTNRHQDAG from the coding sequence ATGACGACACCGGCCTTGATCCCAGAGTCATTTCCACGATCATCGCGGCGCGGCGGCGCCGACGGTGATTACGCCCGTCTGTTGCGCCGGATCTCCGAGGCGGGACTGATGAACCGGCGTCCCCTCTACTACGCGGTCCGGCTCAGCCTCGTCGGGATCGCGTTCGCGGCCGGCTGGGCGGGGTTCGTCCTCGTCGGCGACTCGTGGTGGACGCTCGTGGTCGCGGCGTTCATGGCCGTGACGTGCGCTCAGATCGCACTCGTCATGCACGATGTCGCGCACCGCCAAGTCTTCCGGCTACGGCGGCAGACGGAGGTCGTGGGCCGACTCGTCGGCAACGCCGGCATCGGCCTGGGCTACGGCTGGTGGCAGGACAAGCACACCCGGCATCACGCCAACCCGAACCACGAGGAACTCGACCCCGATGTCGCGCCCGACATTCTGGTCTGGTCACAACGGCAGGCGCGGGCCAGCCGTGGCCCGGCTCGTCTCATCGGGAGGGCGCAGGCGTTCCTGTTCTTCCCCCTCCTGTTGCTGGAGGGCCTGAACCTCCATGTGGCCGGCGTACGTGCGCTCAGAAATCGATCGGTCAAACACCGAGGATTGGAGGGCGCGCTGCTCTTCGGCCACTTCGTCGCCTATCTGGCCGCACTGTTCGCGGTTCTGCCCGCCGACAAAGCCTTCGCGTTCCTCGCTGTCCACCAAGCGCTGTTCGGCCTGTACATGGGCTGCATCTTCGCCCCGAACCACAAGGGCATGCCAACCTTGACCGGCGACGAACGCCCCGACTACCTCCGTCGCCAGGTGCTGACCTCCCGCAACGTGCGGGGTGGCGTGTTGACCGACCTCGCCCTCGGCGGGCTCAACTATCAGATCGAGCATCATTTGTTCCCGAGCATGCCGACGCCGAATCTGCGTCACGCCCAGGTGATCGTCCGAGACTACTGCGCCGAAATCGGCGTGCCCTACCACGAGACCGGACTGATCTCCTCGTACCGCGAGGCGCTGAAGCACCTGCACCACGTCGGCGCGCCCCTCCGCACCACCAACCGACACCAGGATGCCGGATGA
- a CDS encoding MepB family protein — MANAEYGAFFSRVGRGSVRYRVGKLTPAKVGLFVTVWRRAADGSTEPFAAEDGDDLLVITAREGLRFGQFVFPRTALVEHGIVSLAGRGGKRGFRVYPPWSATQNSQAMRSQKWQCDYFLDLDDAQEVDLQKASRLYDMVRPMSAPQR, encoded by the coding sequence ATGGCGAACGCTGAGTACGGTGCGTTCTTCTCCAGGGTGGGGCGTGGGTCGGTCAGGTACCGGGTGGGCAAGCTGACGCCGGCGAAAGTGGGTCTGTTCGTGACAGTGTGGCGACGTGCGGCGGATGGGTCGACGGAGCCGTTCGCTGCCGAGGACGGCGATGATCTGCTGGTGATCACAGCCCGGGAGGGGCTGCGCTTCGGTCAGTTCGTGTTCCCCAGGACCGCGTTGGTCGAGCACGGCATCGTTTCCTTGGCGGGTCGGGGCGGGAAGCGTGGGTTTCGCGTGTATCCGCCGTGGTCCGCGACCCAGAACAGTCAAGCGATGCGGTCCCAGAAGTGGCAGTGCGATTACTTTCTCGATCTTGACGACGCCCAAGAGGTTGATCTGCAGAAGGCGAGCAGGCTCTACGACATGGTGCGGCCGATGTCCGCACCGCAGCGGTGA
- the mbtM gene encoding long-chain-fatty acid--ACP ligase MbtM has product MTSTSTKDVLAETVTAALRDSTRELVIWDSPGRQWRRSTWSQIYRMGESIAADFADRGETGPIGLIGDPSAELVSSVVGAWLAGKSITIVPGPMRGLEGREWAAHTADRLCSVGVTVIVGAADAAAELAAAAGTMRIVDAAAAASNGRVAPQGVVDDCSPAVLQSTAGSTGVPKTAVVSRAAVVANTGAIQQRLGLDPQAEVMCSWLPLYHDMGLIVLMNGLTSGAETWLVPNKTFAAAPYRWLSWLSESRATLTAGPNFGYDILGRCAAKAGSVDLSSLRIAVSGGEPIDPVGFDRFLREAAPFGFDPAAAVPAYGLAESVCAVTMPAVGTGPQYDEVDVETESGSAIVRRRYAILGHPVPGTELRIVPSSAEVPAVVGRTVGEIEIRGDSMMTGYLGEPARDPEEWFATGDLGYLTDDGLVVCGRAKELVIVAGRNIFPIEIERAAATVPGVRGGGVVAVGIEDGPHPGLVLAVEYRGSDTDNARKEIARAVRVSSGVTPVATHFVPPGALPRTTSGKLRRLQVRQYVEQQGVGQ; this is encoded by the coding sequence ATGACGTCGACGTCGACGAAAGACGTTCTCGCCGAGACCGTCACGGCCGCGCTGCGAGACTCGACTCGAGAACTCGTCATCTGGGACAGCCCCGGCAGACAATGGCGGCGGTCCACGTGGTCGCAGATCTACCGGATGGGCGAGAGCATCGCCGCGGACTTTGCCGACCGCGGGGAAACCGGCCCGATCGGCCTGATCGGTGATCCCAGTGCCGAACTGGTTTCCTCCGTTGTCGGCGCATGGCTCGCCGGGAAGAGCATCACCATCGTCCCCGGTCCTATGCGAGGACTGGAGGGGCGGGAGTGGGCCGCGCACACCGCGGACCGGCTGTGCTCGGTGGGCGTCACGGTGATTGTCGGTGCCGCGGACGCGGCTGCGGAACTGGCCGCGGCCGCGGGGACGATGCGCATTGTGGATGCTGCTGCGGCGGCGTCCAACGGCAGGGTGGCGCCGCAAGGAGTGGTGGACGACTGTTCGCCCGCGGTATTACAGAGCACTGCGGGTTCGACCGGAGTACCGAAGACCGCGGTTGTCTCGCGGGCGGCGGTGGTCGCGAACACCGGAGCGATCCAGCAACGGCTGGGTTTGGACCCGCAGGCGGAGGTGATGTGCAGCTGGCTGCCGCTGTATCACGACATGGGACTGATCGTGCTGATGAATGGGCTCACGAGCGGGGCCGAAACCTGGCTCGTGCCGAACAAGACCTTCGCGGCGGCGCCCTACCGATGGCTGAGCTGGCTCAGCGAGAGCCGTGCCACGTTGACCGCGGGTCCCAATTTCGGCTACGACATCCTGGGTCGTTGCGCGGCGAAGGCCGGGTCGGTCGACCTGTCGTCGCTGCGTATCGCCGTCAGCGGTGGTGAGCCGATCGACCCGGTCGGGTTCGATCGCTTTCTGCGGGAGGCGGCGCCGTTCGGGTTCGACCCCGCGGCCGCGGTCCCGGCCTACGGTCTGGCCGAATCGGTCTGCGCGGTGACCATGCCTGCCGTTGGAACGGGACCACAGTACGACGAGGTCGATGTCGAGACGGAGAGCGGATCAGCCATCGTGCGACGGCGTTACGCGATCCTCGGGCACCCGGTACCCGGCACCGAATTGCGGATCGTCCCATCGTCGGCGGAGGTGCCTGCGGTTGTCGGACGGACCGTGGGGGAGATCGAGATCCGCGGTGACTCGATGATGACCGGGTATCTCGGGGAACCGGCGCGGGATCCGGAGGAGTGGTTTGCCACCGGTGACCTCGGCTACCTCACCGACGACGGGCTCGTCGTGTGTGGGCGAGCCAAGGAACTCGTCATCGTGGCCGGCCGCAATATCTTTCCGATCGAGATCGAGCGGGCGGCAGCGACCGTGCCGGGTGTCCGGGGCGGGGGAGTCGTCGCGGTCGGTATCGAGGACGGGCCCCATCCAGGGCTGGTGCTGGCAGTCGAATATCGAGGCAGTGATACCGACAACGCGCGCAAGGAGATCGCCCGGGCCGTCCGGGTTAGCTCGGGTGTGACGCCGGTTGCCACGCACTTCGTTCCGCCGGGTGCACTGCCCCGCACGACATCCGGGAAACTACGCAGGCTGCAAGTGCGACAGTACGTGGAGCAGCAGGGAGTTGGGCAATGA
- a CDS encoding acyl carrier protein, with amino-acid sequence MSVIISAALEEIFRNELKVRTEGLTRSSRLINDVGFDSVKFARGMVAIADRLDVYLDEEDLLDCDTFGDLEDLIASKSDQVPQGAGVGMEMC; translated from the coding sequence ATGTCAGTAATCATCAGCGCGGCTCTCGAGGAGATTTTCCGGAACGAGCTGAAGGTGCGAACCGAGGGCCTCACCAGGAGTTCCCGCCTGATCAACGACGTCGGCTTCGACTCGGTCAAATTCGCGCGAGGTATGGTCGCGATCGCGGATCGATTGGACGTATATCTCGACGAGGAGGATCTCCTCGACTGCGACACGTTCGGTGATCTCGAGGACCTCATCGCGTCGAAGTCGGACCAGGTTCCGCAGGGTGCGGGAGTCGGCATGGAGATGTGCTGA
- a CDS encoding 3-hydroxyacyl-CoA dehydrogenase family protein, giving the protein MHFANLIWALNVAEVMAHPGTAADTLTQITEFAIEIGMVPVPVHREQNGYVLNAWVVPLLNAAQSLVTNGVSTPEDVDRTYMIVNRGAPRGPMGTLDVIGMKTAYDVFAYWGEHHDDQQMLANAAYLKENFLDQGKLGLQSGHGYYSYPEPSYADPDFLSAPQISSASDIAARAMLT; this is encoded by the coding sequence CTGCACTTCGCGAACCTGATCTGGGCGTTGAACGTCGCCGAGGTCATGGCTCATCCCGGTACGGCCGCCGACACCCTGACGCAGATCACGGAATTCGCCATCGAGATCGGCATGGTTCCCGTTCCGGTGCACCGGGAGCAGAATGGATACGTCCTCAATGCCTGGGTGGTCCCGCTCTTGAACGCCGCCCAATCACTCGTCACCAATGGTGTCTCCACACCGGAGGACGTCGACCGCACCTACATGATCGTCAACCGGGGAGCCCCACGCGGACCCATGGGCACGCTCGACGTGATCGGCATGAAGACCGCCTACGACGTGTTCGCCTACTGGGGAGAACACCACGACGACCAGCAGATGCTCGCCAACGCCGCCTATCTGAAGGAGAACTTCCTCGACCAGGGCAAGCTCGGGCTGCAGTCCGGGCACGGCTACTACAGCTATCCGGAGCCCTCCTACGCCGATCCCGACTTCCTTTCCGCACCACAGATATCGAGCGCTTCCGACATCGCGGCACGCGCAATGCTCACGTAG